From Drosophila yakuba strain Tai18E2 chromosome 2L, Prin_Dyak_Tai18E2_2.1, whole genome shotgun sequence, one genomic window encodes:
- the LOC6526502 gene encoding uncharacterized protein LOC6526502 isoform X1, protein MAAEVVYNQGNRDEEHNQFICPIVYTNEMPTPPKDCKYLPCGQIIREYGKEPVLIHKLETRFSQLFKGLHELFKIDLMDQKAYDELPGNVQPMDPRDAALLKDIEALDCGYPRRSHIQECGQMFAKERVQPPRPRTRLQRSVAMLRAPSNLEPISLELQKAMIDGSFRDIKKPLLRHPTKPGSNARPVMTLPVFPDTDLQDYRFVQMKFDIPPHDNNQNLIKDCGSCLINFRYIQDIAETMEKVYLSDHRYREEKAGDNLERSERFILREEDGVIYYVSVDKYISLRRERPRPQASANKCLLQVTRVEMETM, encoded by the exons ATGGCAGCAGAGGTCGTGTACAATCAGGGGAATCGTGATGAAGAGCA CAATCAGTTCATCTGCCCCATTGTCTACACAAATGAGATGCCCACTCCTCCGAAGGATTGCAAATATCTGCCCTGTGGCCAGATTATCCGGGAGTACGGAAAGGAGCCGGTTTTGATTCACAAGCTGGAGACTCGCTTCTCGCAACTGTTCAAAGGGCTTCATGAGCTCttcaaaattgatttgatgGATCAGAAGGCTTACGATGAGCTGCCCGGCAATGTGCAGCCAATGGATCCACGGGATGCAGCTTTGCTCAAGGACATTGAAGCCCTGGACTGTGGCTACCCCAGACGCAGTCACATCCAGGAATGTGGACAGATGTTCGCCAAGGAGCGAGTGCAGCCACCTCGTCCTCGtactcgactacagcgttctgTGGCGATGCTCAGGGCTCCAAGCAACCTGGAGCCCATCAGCCTGGAGCTGCAGAAGGCGATGATTGATGGCAGCTTCAGGGATATTAAGAAACCCCTTCTCCGACATCCCACCAAACCGGGCAGCAATGCCCGTCCGGTGATGACTCTGCCCGTCTTTCCCGATACGGATTTGCAGGACTATCGCTTCGTTCAGATGAAGTTTGATATTCCACCGCACGATAACAACCAGAACCTAATCAAGGACTGCGGCAGCTGCCTGATCAACTTCCGTTACATCCAGGACATTGCGGAGACCATGGAAAAGGTTTACCTATCCGACCATCGCTACAGAGAGGAAAAAGCCGGGGATAATTTGGAACGCTCTGAGCGTTTCATACTCCGCGAGGAAGATGGTGTCATCTATTACGTAAGTGTGGACAAATACATCAGCTTGAGGCGGGAACGACCACGCCCCCAGGCCTCGGCCAACAAGTGTCTGCTG CAGGTCACGCgtgtggaaatggaaacaatGTGA
- the LOC6526502 gene encoding uncharacterized protein LOC6526502 isoform X2, with the protein MAAEVVYNQGNRDEEHNQFICPIVYTNEMPTPPKDCKYLPCGQIIREYGKEPVLIHKLETRFSQLFKGLHELFKIDLMDQKAYDELPGNVQPMDPRDAALLKDIEALDCGYPRRSHIQECGQMFAKERVQPPRPRTRLQRSVAMLRAPSNLEPISLELQKAMIDGSFRDIKKPLLRHPTKPGSNARPVMTLPVFPDTDLQDYRFVQMKFDIPPHDNNQNLIKDCGSCLINFRYIQDIAETMEKVYLSDHRYREEKAGDNLERSERFILREEDGVIYYVSVDKYISLRRERPRPQASANKCLLVTRVEMETM; encoded by the exons ATGGCAGCAGAGGTCGTGTACAATCAGGGGAATCGTGATGAAGAGCA CAATCAGTTCATCTGCCCCATTGTCTACACAAATGAGATGCCCACTCCTCCGAAGGATTGCAAATATCTGCCCTGTGGCCAGATTATCCGGGAGTACGGAAAGGAGCCGGTTTTGATTCACAAGCTGGAGACTCGCTTCTCGCAACTGTTCAAAGGGCTTCATGAGCTCttcaaaattgatttgatgGATCAGAAGGCTTACGATGAGCTGCCCGGCAATGTGCAGCCAATGGATCCACGGGATGCAGCTTTGCTCAAGGACATTGAAGCCCTGGACTGTGGCTACCCCAGACGCAGTCACATCCAGGAATGTGGACAGATGTTCGCCAAGGAGCGAGTGCAGCCACCTCGTCCTCGtactcgactacagcgttctgTGGCGATGCTCAGGGCTCCAAGCAACCTGGAGCCCATCAGCCTGGAGCTGCAGAAGGCGATGATTGATGGCAGCTTCAGGGATATTAAGAAACCCCTTCTCCGACATCCCACCAAACCGGGCAGCAATGCCCGTCCGGTGATGACTCTGCCCGTCTTTCCCGATACGGATTTGCAGGACTATCGCTTCGTTCAGATGAAGTTTGATATTCCACCGCACGATAACAACCAGAACCTAATCAAGGACTGCGGCAGCTGCCTGATCAACTTCCGTTACATCCAGGACATTGCGGAGACCATGGAAAAGGTTTACCTATCCGACCATCGCTACAGAGAGGAAAAAGCCGGGGATAATTTGGAACGCTCTGAGCGTTTCATACTCCGCGAGGAAGATGGTGTCATCTATTACGTAAGTGTGGACAAATACATCAGCTTGAGGCGGGAACGACCACGCCCCCAGGCCTCGGCCAACAAGTGTCTGCTG GTCACGCgtgtggaaatggaaacaatGTGA